Proteins found in one Miscanthus floridulus cultivar M001 chromosome 4, ASM1932011v1, whole genome shotgun sequence genomic segment:
- the LOC136549725 gene encoding protein FLUORESCENT IN BLUE LIGHT, chloroplastic-like isoform X4, giving the protein MGAGLGSSSAFCVSMSGALLTAAGAVSVGAHRGAEGWEVLEKGDLELVNQWAFQGEKIIHEQSFLLPLLVDSTASLSCPIKCSAARRAPSLTYHTDSRNDGIHAASVYGHDLMKSISDLQEIVCSSFSKACLLSSCIIYVLPPSCIAEPCEQAYSLPNMPLLFAIAMVGATVGGLLARQRRGELARLNDQLRQINAALRRQAKIESYAPALSYASVGSKIPESEVIVDPQKERLIAYLRTGKNYLRNQAPDKAFPEFKAGLDLAQSLGDHVEEKKAARGLGASLQRQGKYKEAINYHSMVLNISKMTGEDVGVTEAYGAIADCYTELGELEKAGKFYDKYIARLENE; this is encoded by the exons ATGGGTGCAGGGCTCGGCTCGTCGTCGGCATTCTGTGTGTCCATGTCAGGGGCTCTATTGACGGCTGCTGGCGCAGTCAGTGTTGGAGCACACAGGGGTGCTGAGGGGTGGGAGGTGTTGGAGAAGGGTGATCTTGAGCTGGTCAACCAATGGGCGTTCCAAGGGGAAAAGATCATTCATG AACAATCATTTCTTCTTCCTTTACTAGTTGACAGCACTGCAAGTCTGTCCTGTCCTATTAAGTGTTCTGCGGCTCGGCGTGCCCCATCACTGACTTATCACACCGATTCTAGGAATGATGGCATCCATGCAGCTAGTGTATATGGACATGATCTCATGAAATCCATATCTGATCTTCAG GAAATTGTATGTTCTTCTTTTAGCAAAGCATGTCTTCTCAGTAGTTGTATCATATATGTTCTACCACCCAGTTGTATAGCAGAACCATGTGAGCAAGCATACTCTCTCCCTAACATGCCTTTGCTGTTCGCAATAGCCATGGTTGGTGCTACTGTTGGAG GGCTCCTTGCGAGACAGAGGAGAGGGGAGCTTGCACGTCTAAATGATCAATTACGTCAGATAAATGCTGCACTGAGAAGACAAGCCAAGATTGAATCTTATGCTCCTGCCTTGAGCTATGCCTCAGTTGGTAGTAAGATACCAGAATCAGAAGTTATTGTTGATCCTCAGAAAGAGCGCCTAATTGCATATCTCAGGACTGGGAAGAACTATCTGAGAAACCAAGCTCCTGACAAGGCATTTCCTGAGTTTAAGGCAGGTCTTGATCTTGCACAATCTTTAGGTGATCATGTTGAAGAGAAGAAGGCAGCACGAGGATTAG GGGCATCCTTGCAAAGACAAGGCAAGTACAAGGAAGCCATAAATtatcactccatggtgctaaacATCTCCAAGATGACCGGAGAGGATGTAGGTGTCACTGAAGCATACGGAGCAATAGCGGATTGCTACACCGAGCTTGGTGAGCTCGAGAAGGCAGGCAAGTTCTATGACAAGTACATAGCAAGATTGGAGAATGAATGA
- the LOC136549725 gene encoding protein FLUORESCENT IN BLUE LIGHT, chloroplastic-like isoform X3, whose product MSPSRVWFPPLSYSLMALLLRLAAPSAPPRRSSGGRALPRVVLPESISKQSFLLPLLVDSTASLSCPIKCSAARRAPSLTYHTDSRNDGIHAASVYGHDLMKSISDLQEIVCSSFSKACLLSSCIIYVLPPSCIAEPCEQAYSLPNMPLLFAIAMVGATVGGLLARQRRGELARLNDQLRQINAALRRQAKIESYAPALSYASVGSKIPESEVIVDPQKERLIAYLRTGKNYLRNQAPDKAFPEFKAGLDLAQSLGDHVEEKKAARGLGASLQRQGKYKEAINYHSMVLNISKMTGEDVGVTEAYGAIADCYTELGELEKAGKFYDKYIARLENE is encoded by the exons ATGAGCCCCTCGCGGGTTTGGTTCCCTCCCTTATCCTATTCCCTCATGGCGCTTCTCCTGCGCCTCGCTGCTCCGTCGGCGCCGCCccggcggagctccggcggcAGGGCTTTGCCGCGCGTCGTCCTCCCGGAGTCCATTTCCA AACAATCATTTCTTCTTCCTTTACTAGTTGACAGCACTGCAAGTCTGTCCTGTCCTATTAAGTGTTCTGCGGCTCGGCGTGCCCCATCACTGACTTATCACACCGATTCTAGGAATGATGGCATCCATGCAGCTAGTGTATATGGACATGATCTCATGAAATCCATATCTGATCTTCAG GAAATTGTATGTTCTTCTTTTAGCAAAGCATGTCTTCTCAGTAGTTGTATCATATATGTTCTACCACCCAGTTGTATAGCAGAACCATGTGAGCAAGCATACTCTCTCCCTAACATGCCTTTGCTGTTCGCAATAGCCATGGTTGGTGCTACTGTTGGAG GGCTCCTTGCGAGACAGAGGAGAGGGGAGCTTGCACGTCTAAATGATCAATTACGTCAGATAAATGCTGCACTGAGAAGACAAGCCAAGATTGAATCTTATGCTCCTGCCTTGAGCTATGCCTCAGTTGGTAGTAAGATACCAGAATCAGAAGTTATTGTTGATCCTCAGAAAGAGCGCCTAATTGCATATCTCAGGACTGGGAAGAACTATCTGAGAAACCAAGCTCCTGACAAGGCATTTCCTGAGTTTAAGGCAGGTCTTGATCTTGCACAATCTTTAGGTGATCATGTTGAAGAGAAGAAGGCAGCACGAGGATTAG GGGCATCCTTGCAAAGACAAGGCAAGTACAAGGAAGCCATAAATtatcactccatggtgctaaacATCTCCAAGATGACCGGAGAGGATGTAGGTGTCACTGAAGCATACGGAGCAATAGCGGATTGCTACACCGAGCTTGGTGAGCTCGAGAAGGCAGGCAAGTTCTATGACAAGTACATAGCAAGATTGGAGAATGAATGA
- the LOC136548549 gene encoding 4-coumarate--CoA ligase-like 7 encodes MQFSFGMELRRELHRWLHFFQGYGSTEAGGISLMISPEECARIGSAGRLSENVEVKIVDHVTGKALSVGQEGELLVRGLAVMTGYVGDEEANATSFDSEGWLRTGDLCYIDQDGFLFVVDRLKELKYKGYQVPPAELELVLQSLPEVIGAAVMYPHEEAGQIPVALVVRQPGSKVTEAQVMDHVAKRVAPYKKIRKVLFVESIPKSPAGKILRRQLTNHVQTGVVSRM; translated from the exons ATGCAGTTTTCCTTTGGAATGGAACTGAGAAGAGAGTTGCATCGGTGGCTTCATTTCTTTCAGGGCTACGGTTCAACTGAGGCTGGTGGCATATCGCTGATGATCAGCCCGGAGGAGTGCGCCCGCATCGGTTCCGCCGGCCGTCTCTCGGAGAACGTGGAGGTGAAGATCGTGGACCACGTGACCGGCAAAGCCCTGTCCGTTGGCCAGGAAGGCGAGCTTCTGGTGAGAGGGCTTGCCGTCATGACTG GATATGTTGGCGACGAGGAGGCCAACGCTACTAGTTTTGATTCTGAAGGCTGGCTTAGGACTGGGGACCTTTGCTACATCGACCAGGACGGCTTCTTGTTCGTGGTGGACAGGCTGAAAGAGCTCAAGTACAAGGGCTATCAG GTTCCACCTGCAGAGCTGGAGCTTGTCCTGCAGTCGTTGCCGGAAGTTATCGGTGCCGCAGTCAT GTATCCTCATGAGGAGGCAGGGCAGATACCGGTGGCGCTTGTGGTCAGGCAGCCTGGTAGCAAGGTCACGGAGGCTCAAGTAATGGACCACGTCGCAAAGCGGGTGGCGCCTTACAAGAAGATCCGCAAGGTGCTCTTCGTTGAGTCCATTCCCAAGTCTCCGGCTGGGAAGATACTGAGGAGGCAGCTGACCAACCATGTGCAGACTGGGGTTGTCTCTAGAATGTAA
- the LOC136549725 gene encoding uncharacterized protein isoform X1, with product MQSPARRGIGDQRKCAPARPARSSSPASTPSSTAPPPSPPPSISTPGEGGGADSGAVELYLRDSGLSFSWPCSRLRGALGEEISANPGVPAPCSPDQLATIARLLEDQEIPEAKIWLSAGLSAFLFLYTSILGCRPGKAVVTSDLPMGAGLGSSSAFCVSMSGALLTAAGAVSVGAHRGAEGWEVLEKGDLELVNQWAFQGEKIIHEQSFLLPLLVDSTASLSCPIKCSAARRAPSLTYHTDSRNDGIHAASVYGHDLMKSISDLQEIVCSSFSKACLLSSCIIYVLPPSCIAEPCEQAYSLPNMPLLFAIAMVGATVGGLLARQRRGELARLNDQLRQINAALRRQAKIESYAPALSYASVGSKIPESEVIVDPQKERLIAYLRTGKNYLRNQAPDKAFPEFKAGLDLAQSLGDHVEEKKAARGLGASLQRQGKYKEAINYHSMVLNISKMTGEDVGVTEAYGAIADCYTELGELEKAGKFYDKYIARLENE from the exons ATGCAGTCGCCGGCACGGCGGGGTATCGGGGACCAGCGGAAGTGCGCGCCCGCGCGCCCGGCAAGATCATCCTCGCCGGCGAGCACGCCGTCGTCCACggctccgccgccgtcgccgccgccatcgaTCTCTACACCAG GAGAGGGTGGCGGCGCTGACTCCGGCGCGGTGGAGCTGTACCTCAGGGACTCGGGCCTCAGCTTCTCGTGGCCGTGCTCACGCCTCCGCGGGGCGCTAGGCGAGGAGATCAGCGCCAACCCCGGGGTTCCGGCGCCGTGCTCCCCTGACCAACTGGCCACCATTGCCAGGCTCTTGGAGGACCAGGAGATACCTGAGGCCAAGATCTGGCTCTCTGCCGGCTTGTCCGCTTTCCTTTTCCTCTACACCTCCATTCTGGG ATGCAGGCCTGGCAAGGCAGTGGTGACCTCGGACCTGCCCATGGGTGCAGGGCTCGGCTCGTCGTCGGCATTCTGTGTGTCCATGTCAGGGGCTCTATTGACGGCTGCTGGCGCAGTCAGTGTTGGAGCACACAGGGGTGCTGAGGGGTGGGAGGTGTTGGAGAAGGGTGATCTTGAGCTGGTCAACCAATGGGCGTTCCAAGGGGAAAAGATCATTCATG AACAATCATTTCTTCTTCCTTTACTAGTTGACAGCACTGCAAGTCTGTCCTGTCCTATTAAGTGTTCTGCGGCTCGGCGTGCCCCATCACTGACTTATCACACCGATTCTAGGAATGATGGCATCCATGCAGCTAGTGTATATGGACATGATCTCATGAAATCCATATCTGATCTTCAG GAAATTGTATGTTCTTCTTTTAGCAAAGCATGTCTTCTCAGTAGTTGTATCATATATGTTCTACCACCCAGTTGTATAGCAGAACCATGTGAGCAAGCATACTCTCTCCCTAACATGCCTTTGCTGTTCGCAATAGCCATGGTTGGTGCTACTGTTGGAG GGCTCCTTGCGAGACAGAGGAGAGGGGAGCTTGCACGTCTAAATGATCAATTACGTCAGATAAATGCTGCACTGAGAAGACAAGCCAAGATTGAATCTTATGCTCCTGCCTTGAGCTATGCCTCAGTTGGTAGTAAGATACCAGAATCAGAAGTTATTGTTGATCCTCAGAAAGAGCGCCTAATTGCATATCTCAGGACTGGGAAGAACTATCTGAGAAACCAAGCTCCTGACAAGGCATTTCCTGAGTTTAAGGCAGGTCTTGATCTTGCACAATCTTTAGGTGATCATGTTGAAGAGAAGAAGGCAGCACGAGGATTAG GGGCATCCTTGCAAAGACAAGGCAAGTACAAGGAAGCCATAAATtatcactccatggtgctaaacATCTCCAAGATGACCGGAGAGGATGTAGGTGTCACTGAAGCATACGGAGCAATAGCGGATTGCTACACCGAGCTTGGTGAGCTCGAGAAGGCAGGCAAGTTCTATGACAAGTACATAGCAAGATTGGAGAATGAATGA
- the LOC136549725 gene encoding uncharacterized protein isoform X2 has protein sequence MQSPARRGIGDQRKCAPARPARSSSPASTPSSTAPPPSPPPSISTPGEGGGADSGAVELYLRDSGLSFSWPCSRLRGALGEEISANPGVPAPCSPDQLATIARLLEDQEIPEAKIWLSAGLSAFLFLYTSILGCRPGKAVVTSDLPMGAGLGSSSAFCVSMSGALLTAAGAVSVGAHRGAEGWEVLEKGDLELVNQWAFQGEKIIHEQSFLLPLLVDSTASLSCPIKCSAARRAPSLTYHTDSRNDGIHAASVYGHDLMKSISDLQEIVCSSFSKACLLSSCIIYVLPPSCIAEPCEQAYSLPNMPLLFAIAMVGATVGGLLARQRRGELARLNDQLRQINAALRRQAKIESYAPALSYASVGSKIPESEVIVDPQKERLIAYLRTGKNYLRNQAPDKAFPEFKGHPCKDKASTRKP, from the exons ATGCAGTCGCCGGCACGGCGGGGTATCGGGGACCAGCGGAAGTGCGCGCCCGCGCGCCCGGCAAGATCATCCTCGCCGGCGAGCACGCCGTCGTCCACggctccgccgccgtcgccgccgccatcgaTCTCTACACCAG GAGAGGGTGGCGGCGCTGACTCCGGCGCGGTGGAGCTGTACCTCAGGGACTCGGGCCTCAGCTTCTCGTGGCCGTGCTCACGCCTCCGCGGGGCGCTAGGCGAGGAGATCAGCGCCAACCCCGGGGTTCCGGCGCCGTGCTCCCCTGACCAACTGGCCACCATTGCCAGGCTCTTGGAGGACCAGGAGATACCTGAGGCCAAGATCTGGCTCTCTGCCGGCTTGTCCGCTTTCCTTTTCCTCTACACCTCCATTCTGGG ATGCAGGCCTGGCAAGGCAGTGGTGACCTCGGACCTGCCCATGGGTGCAGGGCTCGGCTCGTCGTCGGCATTCTGTGTGTCCATGTCAGGGGCTCTATTGACGGCTGCTGGCGCAGTCAGTGTTGGAGCACACAGGGGTGCTGAGGGGTGGGAGGTGTTGGAGAAGGGTGATCTTGAGCTGGTCAACCAATGGGCGTTCCAAGGGGAAAAGATCATTCATG AACAATCATTTCTTCTTCCTTTACTAGTTGACAGCACTGCAAGTCTGTCCTGTCCTATTAAGTGTTCTGCGGCTCGGCGTGCCCCATCACTGACTTATCACACCGATTCTAGGAATGATGGCATCCATGCAGCTAGTGTATATGGACATGATCTCATGAAATCCATATCTGATCTTCAG GAAATTGTATGTTCTTCTTTTAGCAAAGCATGTCTTCTCAGTAGTTGTATCATATATGTTCTACCACCCAGTTGTATAGCAGAACCATGTGAGCAAGCATACTCTCTCCCTAACATGCCTTTGCTGTTCGCAATAGCCATGGTTGGTGCTACTGTTGGAG GGCTCCTTGCGAGACAGAGGAGAGGGGAGCTTGCACGTCTAAATGATCAATTACGTCAGATAAATGCTGCACTGAGAAGACAAGCCAAGATTGAATCTTATGCTCCTGCCTTGAGCTATGCCTCAGTTGGTAGTAAGATACCAGAATCAGAAGTTATTGTTGATCCTCAGAAAGAGCGCCTAATTGCATATCTCAGGACTGGGAAGAACTATCTGAGAAACCAAGCTCCTGACAAGGCATTTCCTGAGTTTAAG GGGCATCCTTGCAAAGACAAGGCAAGTACAAGGAAGCCATAA